The stretch of DNA ACCTGGCTCTCTGTAGCCTTGTACTATAGATAGATAAACCCTTCCATTGGGTTTCCTGTCCTTCTTTAGAAACATTTTCATCACCATATATATTATACCATAGAACATCATAGAACAACAGGAAAAAAGATTAAAATTTGACAAATAATTTGGCTTGTATCAATTGGCATTGCAGGGCTATAGTTTTTAGAATTGTATTATTTGCTGCGAAACTAAGGATGTATACTGTAGGTAGGAATGTTAATAAATTAACAATCACGGCTTACATTTTACATAATTTAACATTTCATTAATGTTTAATATATTATTAATTTAAAGGGGGCAAAGGGATGGGTACTTGTACAAGTCTAAAAGATTATGGATTTAATGAAGAACAGTTAAAAAAGCTAGACGAGATAATTGACAAACATAGTTGTCAAGAAAAATTGATTCCCATGTTGGAAGAGATTCAGCAATTACTGGGCTTTATTCCAGTTGATGTGCAGGAACGTATATCTCAAAAAACTGGCATTTGTGAAAATGATATTTATGGAGTGGTTTCGTTTTATTCTTATTTTACTATGGAACCACGGGCTAGACATAGAATTCAAGTATGCCTAGGTACTGCATGTTATGTTAAAGGTGGTAAAGAAATCGCCAATAAGATAGAGTCTAAACTCCATATAAAGCCTGGTGAGAGTACTGAGGATGGGAAATTTACCTATGAAGAGGCAAGATGCTTCGGTACATGTGGTTTAGCACCGGTTATGGCTATAGATGGAACTGTTTATGGCAAGGTAAAAGTTGAAGATATAGACGAAATATTAAGTCAATATGAATAAGTGGGGGGGATTTACTTGCTAGTTAAAGATTTGGAAACCTTGAATGATATAAAGAATAAAGCTTTGAAAATGGGGCAGTTAGATGTTAATGGCAAAAAGGCAAGAATTACAGTGCATATGGGTACTTGCGGAATAGCTTCTGGTGCAAAGGATGTTCTGGATACATTTAAGAAACTTGTTAAAGAATCCAAGGCAAAGGATGTAAAGGTAGAGACTACAGGATGTATGGGCATATGCTCTAAGGAGCCTTTGGTTACAATTGAAGTGGTTAATCAGGAGCCCATAATATATGAATATGTAAACGGAGAAAAAGCTACTGAAATATTCAATGCCCATATAAAAAATGGAAAGATCTTGAGCGAATATGCATTAGCAAGGGGCAAAGAGGTCGAAATTGAAGAGAGAATTAAAAATAACGGCAAGATTGAAGGAAAAGAGGTGTTAGAGGATTCCATAAAAGGAATAGAGGAAATACCATTTTTTAGCCTTCAAAAAAGAATCGTGATGAGAAATAGGGGAGCTGTAGATCCCTTCAAAATAAACGATTATATTGCAAGGGACGGCTATCAGGCAGCATATAAAGCTCTTAAGGATATGGATAGCAACAATGTTATTGATACAGTTCTTGAATCTGGCTTAAGAGGAAGGGGAGGGGCTGGATTCCCCACAGGACTTAAATGGAAGTTTGCGTCAAAATCAGATTCTGATGAAAAATATGTTGTTTGTAATGCAGACGAAGGTGATCCAGGTGCTTTTATGGATAGGAGTGTCTTAGAGAGTGATCCCCATTCAGTTATAGAAGGTATGGTAATAGCCGGTAAAGCTATTGGAGCCAATAAAGGCTATATTTATTGTAGGGCAGAATATCCATTAGCTGTAGAGGTACTCAATAAGGCAATAAATCAAGCTAAGGCCTATGGACTGTTAGGCGAAAATATTTTTGATTCTGGCTTCGATTTTGATATTGAGGTATATGAGGGTGCTGGGGCATTTGTTTGTGGTGAAGAAACGGCATTAATAAGTTCAATCGAAGGCAAAAGGGGTAATCCTAGATTAAAAGTTCCTTATCCAGCAGAGAAGGGTCTATTTAAGGAACCTACAATTATAGATAATGTAGAAACATTAGCAAATATAGCCCCTATAATCTTAAATGGCAGCGAATGGTTTAAAAATATAGGTACGGAAAAGAGCAAGGGTACTAAGGTCTTCTCTATAACTGGAGATATAGTCAATGTTGGATGTGTAGAAGTTCCCATTGGTACCTCTATAAAAACGGTTATAGAAGATATAGCAGGTTGCCCAGTAGATGGTAAGAAGATAAAAGCTGTACAGCTTGGAGGTCCTTCCGGTGGATGTCTGCCAGTAGAATATTTTGATACTCCATTGGATTATGAGCCACTTCAAGAGCTTGGTACTATTATGGGTTCCGGTGGAATGATCGCTATAAATGAGGATAAATCTGCAGTGGATATAGCGCGATTTTTTGTAAAATTCTGTGCAAGTGAATCTTGTGGAAAATGTTTACCATGTAGAGAAGGTACACGTCAAATGGTAAATATCCTCGATAAGATTTGCAGTGGAAATGGGAGCAAAGAGGATATAGATAAATTGGAAGACCTGGCACAAGTGTTTAAGAAGACTGCACTTTGTGGACTCGGCAAAACTGCTCCAAACCCGGTCTTAAGTACATTGAATTATTTTAGAAATGAATATGAAGATATTGTTAAATAGATAGAAGAGGGGTGATATTTGTGATCTTTAGTAATTCGATAAAATATGAGGATTTAACCAGTCAGCTGGATAAGGAAAATGATGTTATTACCATAATAGGTTGTAATACATGTATAAGGGTTTCTGGTGCAGGTGGTCCGGAAAAGATGAGAGAATTGGCATTAAAGCTAAAAAAAGATGGATACAATGTAAAAGACGGTTTTATGTTGCCTATTGCATGTATGGAGCCATATCTTGCTACTGCAAAGCTATCTAACGAGGTCAATACAATTGTTGTTTTGGCATGTACTGCCGGGGTTTCTAATATTAAACGGAATTACCCCCATCTTAAGGTAGTGGAAACGGTGGATAATATAGGACTTATAGTGGCAGATACAAATAAAGGAGTTTTAAAAGTTGCAATGCCTTATGAAAAACATAATAAAAAATTGGGCGAAGAATATCCTATAGGTTCGGACGGGAAAAACAAGATGCCCAATCAACAGATACCTATACAAGTGGGGGTGAAGTAAATGATTATATCTTTAAGGGATTTAAGCTATGAAGAACTTAAGGGCAAATTAAGTAAAGACGATAAGGTATTATTGTGGAGCTGTAATACCTGTATAAAGTTTTGCGGAGTTGGCGGCTATGACAATATGGTATTATTGGAAGATATGCTTACTGCAGATGGATATGAGGTAGTGGGAAAAGAATTGGTTAGTATCGCATGCATGTATTCTTTGGCAGAACAGCATAGGGATGATCCAAATAAAAAAGAATTATTCGATGAAGCTACAGCTATAATTGTATTAGCCTGTGAAGATGGGTATGAAGTTGCAGAGGCAGCTTTTAGTGATAAGAAGGTTATTAGAATAGTTAAGACTGTAGGTGTTGGTAATTTCACTATGGATAGGGGTCCGGTACTAACTGCACCATTTGAAACTACTGGACTAGAGCAGACAGATAATGGTTATTCATTTCCAGAGGTTGCAGAAAAGTTAAACCTATATCCAACCTTTTTTGACAGAAATGAAGCTGCAAAAAATAGCGATGATGGTTTTATAAGTGTAACAATAAATGGGACTCAGTATAAAGTAAGAAAAGATGTAAATATAATGCAAGCATGTGAAGAAAATGGTATAAAAATACCTCACCTATGCAATGAGCCTGATTTGACACCTGATGCTAATTGCAGATTATGTCTGGTTAAAGTCAAGGGTGAGAGGGAATTGGTTCCTGCATGTGCAACACCGGTAAAAGAAAATATGGAGATTGTCACTGAAGATGATGAATTAAATCATAACAGAAGGATTTTGCTTGAACTACAGATGGCAGCCCATGAGCATAATTGCTTGACTTGTCATAAGGGAAATCCATGCATTGCCGGTTCATGTGAATTGCAAGAATTGATACGAGATTTTGATATTGAGGAATCTAGGTACGAGCAAAATAAAGAAAAGCTTCCCGTGGATAAAACCAGTCCGGTACTTGTATATGATCCAAACAAGTGTATATTGTGTGGAAGATGCGTGCGTGCTTGTAGGGAGATAGCATGCCAAAATAACTTAGGATTTGTAAATAGAGGTGATAAAACCTTTGTAGCTGCAGGGGCAAATAAGACATTTGATCAATCCCCTTGTGTTACATGCCTGGCATGTGTATTTGCATGTCCTACTGGTGCAATTACTGAAAAGATCTCCCATTTTGATGGGGACAACTGGGATGAAGAGTTGATTTTTCAGTCATAATGCTTAAAATATGCTAATAAAAATGTATTTGACAAAAGAGGGAATTCAAATTATAATCATTGTAAACCTAATCTACAATTTAGGTTTACAATGATTATAAGGAGATGTTTTTATGAATAGCAAAACAAAAGATATGATTTTGGTATCATTGTTTGCAGCTCTTACTGCAGTAGGGGCATTTATCAAGATCCCCCTACCACCTGTTCCATTTACACTACAGGTATTTTTTGTTATCTTTTCCGGATTGTTTTTAGGTTCAAAGTTAGGATTTCTATCACAGATTGTTTACATAGCCCTTGGGCTCATTGGCATACCTATATTTGCAAATGGTGGAGGAATACAGTATATATTCAACCCGGCATTTGGGTATTTAATAGGATTTGCGGTGGCAGCCTTTGTTGTTGGGAAAATGACTGAAAAATTGCCTAAGCCATCCTTCGGTAAGTATTTTATTGCTTCATTGGTTGGGTTAGTTATCAGTTATGTATTTGGGGTATCATATCTTTATATTATTTTAAAGTATGTAAATAGGGTTTCTACGTCATTTTCAAAGGTGATGATGAGCGGATGTATAGTATTTCTTCCCTGGGATATTGTGAAAATGGCTGCTGTTTCTTGGATAGCAAAAGAGGTTCGTATACGCATAAGGATAGGAAGTGGTCAGAGTGCTTAAAACAATAGAGGAAAAGGTATTAGAAGGTAATGGTATAACTTGGGATGAGGCATTGAACCTTTCAAAACTTAAAGGTGATGATATAAAAGCCCTTTTAGATCTGGCAAATAGAGTCAGAGAGAAAAATGCAGGTAATAGAATTGATCTTTGCTCCATAATGGCTGCAAAGGTGGGAAGATGTTCAGAAAACTGTAAATTTTGTTCCCAGTCGGCTCACCATTCATGCAATATTAATGTTTATGATCTAATAAGCGATGCTGATGTTTCAAAACGTATAGAGGAGATAGAAAACTCCGGTGCCCATAGATTTTGCTTGGTCACAAGCGGTGAAAAGTTAACGGATAAAGAATTTGAACGAATTCTTAAAATATATGATCTGTTAAATAGAAAGACAGATTTAAGCCTATGTGCTTCCCTTGGTGCCCTTGATGCGAATAGGGCTTATGCCTTGAAACAGGCAGGCGTAAAGATGTATCATCATAATGTAGAAACATCACGCAGTTATTTTTCTAAAATTTGTACAACCCATACTTATGATGATAGAATTAATACCATTAAGGCTGCTAAAAAGGCTGATTTAAAAATTTGTTGTGGTGGCATTATTTCAATGGGGGAGAGCATGGTCAATCGTTTGGAGATGGCGTTTGAGATAAAGGAGTTAGATGTGGATTCAATACCTATAAATATATTAACCCCTATTAAGGGAACTCCATTGCAGGATATTAAATTATTATCCCATGATGAGATATTAAAGAGTATAGCACTTTTCCGACTTATTATGCCCCATAAGGTTATTAGATTGGCGGGAGGAAAAGAAAATGGCCTTGGAGAAGATGAGAAAAAGGCCTATATAGGTGGGATAAATGGAGCTTTAGTAGGAAATTATTTAACTACCTCGGGACGAAGGGTAGAAGACGGCTTGAATATGTTTAGACAAATAGGTTATGAAATTAATTAAATATTTTTTATAAATAGGATTATTTAGGTCTAGTGATAGATATTATTTTTATGTATATCACTAGACCTAAATACTTTTTTTAATAGATGAAAGGCTATTATATCTCTATCTGCTGTAATTCACTATAGATCTTATTTTCCAACCGATGTATTGTCCTATAATAAGAGGGTATTAGAAGCAGGTCAGCGCTCAGCCATGCAAAAACTTCTGCTATGGCAATACCGGTAAATCCTAAAAATTTTGGTAAGAAGGCTGCAAGTGTAATCCGTGCTGCAAGCTCAAGACCACCAGAGATCATAGGTATTACTGTATTCCCAAATCCCTGCAATGCAGAGCGATAAATAAACAGTAAATTTAATACACAAAGCATACTAACAGTTATATGCAAATACTTATGAGCAATTGCAATGACCTCCACCTCTTCTTGTGAAACTATAAGTCCAATAAATGTTTCACCAAAAAGAAAAATAATAGCCATTATGCCAATGCAAAATCCCATTGATAGCTTTATGCATTTTTTTAATCCTAAGCGAATTCTATCAAATTTAACTGCACCCAGGTTTTGGCCTGCGTAGGTTGCCATGGCAAAGCCAAAGGTAGCTCCCGGTTGCTCAATGATGCCGCTAATTTTAATTGCTGCAGTATAAGCTGCAACATATAGAGCACCGTATCCGTTAACCACATATTGTAATACCATTGCACCTATAGAAATAATAGAATTCTGCAATGCCATAGGTAGGCCTAATATCAAAAGGTTCTTTACAAACTCTTTTTCAAACTTCCAATCTTTCTTTGCAATATGAAGAAAGTCTATCTTTCGAATAGCCAATATGCAAAACAAGCAGGAACTTGCCTGTGCGATTAATGTGGCATATGCAGCCCCTGCAATACCCATATTAAATTTCATGACAAATAATATATCCAAAACAATATTTATCGAACATGCTATCAATAAAGCAATCAATGGTGTTCTACTATCTCCTAATGCCCTCAATGTAGCAGATAAAAAGTTATAGAACATAGTAATTATGATTCCACCAAAAATAATACTGATATATAAATTTGAGTTATCAATAATATCTGCAGGTGTATTCAATATCTTTAAAATCGGCATCGATAATAGTTGGCTTATAATGGTAACTATAACAGCCACAATGGCAGTTAAGTAAAATGATGTTGTAAATGCTTTTTTTAATCCATTATAATCTCCCGCCCCAAATTTTTGTGCTATTAGAATAGCAAAGCCCTCCGATAATCCTATGCAAAATCCTAATATAGCCCAATCCAAAGAAAATGTAGCTCCAACAGCTGCTAAAGCCTCTACACCAATACCCTGTCCTATTACTATGCTATCGACCATACTGTAAAGCTGCTGAAATATATTCCCGATTAACATGGGGATAGCGAATGATAATAATAAGCGGGTTGGATTGCCACTTGTCATATCCTTTACCATATATACACCTCTAAATACAATTTTCATAACACAATATCATAATAAATCTATTTTGTAAAGCTCTGATTTGCAGCGATTTATCTTTGTTAATTATAGATAAATTGGGTATATAATAGAATAGTAGACTTTAAGGAAGGAGAGATATTATGAAGGCCATTGTATTTTTAGCAGAGGGTTTTGAGGAAGTTGAGGCTTTAACAGTAGTTGACTATCTTAGGAGAAAGGATATAGGAGTAGATACTGTATCCATTACACAAAATAATATGGTGAAAGGAGCCCACGATATTACATTAATAGCTGATAAAAAGATAGATGATATAAATAATCTAGATAGATATGATGGAGCCATAATACCGGGTGGTATGCCAGGTGCTATCAATCTCAGAGATAATGCCAGAGTAATAGAAATTTTAAGTATAATGAATAAAGATGACAAGATGGTAGCTGCAATATGTGCAGGTCCAATAGTACTCCAAAGGGCCGGGATTATAGCAGGAAAAAGGGTTACCTCCTATCCAGGCTTTGAAGAAAAGTTAAAAGATAGTATATATATGGAGGAGCCAGTTGTACGAGACGGTAATATTATAACTTCAAGGGGACCTGCATTGGCGGTAGATTTTGCGATTGAGATAATCAAATATCTAAGGGGAGAAGAAAAAGCAGAAGAACTTAAAGAGGATATATTATACAAATAGTCATAAAAAGCTGTTGATCTATATATTATCAACAGCTTTTTATTGAGAGACTAAATACCCATGATCTTTAAACCAAATAATAGTGTCTTTAAATGTTTCAATTATAGGGCGGACATTATAACCTAATTCAGATGTTGCCTTATCGTGGCTAAATAGCGCATTGCTTGATAAGGTATATAGGGAATAGGGGGTATACAGAGGCCTTTTGCCGGTTATCTGGGCATATTTTGTAACGAACGGATGACAAACTTTTGCAACCCATATAGGAATTTTTATCTTTGGAGGATTCATTCCAGTTATATTCTTTAATATATTAAAAATATCCTCTATAGAAAGGAGGTAGCCTGAGAGTATATAGTTATCTCCTATGGATCCCCTTTGCCCTGCTAATATTATTCCATCTGCCACATCTCTAACATCCACAAAGTCGTAGCTTCCATCAATACGAAAGGGGAGTTTGCCGTTTATAAAGTCCAATATCATTTGTCCCGTATATGAAAGTCTGTATTCATATGGACCTATAACACCTGATGGGTGTACTATAACAGCATTTAATCCATCTTTTACTCCCGCCAGTACGGCTGAAGTTGCTTCAGCTTTTGATTTACCATAATCGCCTATTATTTTCTGAGGTTCAAAATTCAATGTTTCTTTTATAGTTATACCTTTAGGCAGTTCGGTAAAAGCATGGACGGAACTAGTATATATGAGTTTCCCTACATTACATTCCAAACATGCCCTTATTACGTTTTTGGTGCCTTCAACATTAATTTCATACATAGTCTTAGTATCTTTAGATATTATCGATACGATTCCTGCAAGGTGATATACTGTATTCACTCCATTAAATGCTCTAATTAAATCATCAATATTTCTTACATCACCATATATTATTTTTAAATCTAGATGTTCTATGCAGGATGTGTCATCACCAGGTGCTACAAATGCTGATACCGATTCCTTGTTTGCAATAAGTGCTCGTACCAGTGCATTGCCAATATGACCTGTTGCACCTGTAACAACCACCATTTTTATTTCCTCCTTTTAAACAAATGTTTTAATTCTAATTTCAATATACACCAAATACGGTATAATGGCAATACTTTTTAGAGCATATGTCTGGGAAAACATTGATAAATATTCAGTACTATAGAGATCATTGGCATATTCATTTTTTAAAATTTTTGTTCAGTAGTATTTATATAAGTGGTTTCTTTAAAGGCATAGGTGGTTAAATTCGTCGCATATTCTGCCAAGAAAACATTAGATAAACTTTTTATTGACTAATGTGTGATACATGTGTATAATGTGATGTATAAAGAAGCACAGTTTGGGAGGAATAGTGTGAATATTATAATTTCAAATACTTCTGATGTACCTTTATATCAACAAATAAAAGATCAAATAAAAGATGCTATCTTAAGAGGAGAGCTTGAAGATGGAGAACTATTACCATCTATCAGGAATTTTTCAACGGATTTGCATGTAAGTATACTGACTATTAGGAGAGTATATGAAGAGCTTGAGAAAGAGGGTTTTGTATCTAGCCAAGCTGGTAAAGGAACATTTGTACTTGCGGGAAATGCTGATCTTATCAACGATACGAGAAGGCGAATGGTTGAAGAAAAAATGATAGAGACGGTCAACATAGCGAAATCAATGGGTGTTACTAAAAATGAATTAGCGGATATGCTATATATCTTATTTGAGGAGGAATAGTGTATAAATGAAATACTTAGAATAGACAATATATCAAAAAAATTCCCCGATTTTACCTTGAGTGGTATTTCGGCTTTTCTCAAAGAGAATTATATAACTGGATTATTAGGAAAAAATGGTGCAGGAAAATCAACTTTGATTAAAATTATCTTGGGTTGGTTTTTATATTCCTTTAACTTATAAAATGGGATATGTAAAACTGCAAGTTATTAGTGCTGGATTAATATTCATTGCACCTTTTGTTTTTTCCCTAATAATAAAAAGTTTAGGTAGTGACGTTTTAACATTAGCATTTATTGCCGATATTTCAATATGGGTTATCGCTTTTATAGTAATATCCATCTCTATTGTTTCAGTTGCAATCGGCGTGATAGTGTCTAGTCTGATTTTACGCGGTAAAGAATTTTGAGAGGTGAGGAGTATGACTGAGGAAGAGATAGCTATAATTTTAATGTTTGTTTTTGGAATTATTGCACTGCTGTATTCAGTTGGTCAATTCATTAATTTGAAAAAACATCAGGGCCAGATAGGACATGCTATAGGCACTATTATTGATACCCAGACTGTAGCCCCTGAAACTATGAGAATTAACAATTCGAAATGGGCAAAAGTAAGTTATCAAATTGGCGGGAGAGAATATATATCCACCAATTGGGTGCAAGTTTCAATGAATGCTTCACTAGGAGATGAAGTAGAGATATCATATTATAAAAATGATCCTTCAAAACTGTTTTTATCAAAAAATAGTCAGTTTATTATCTTCCTTATTATTGCAGCTGGTTGTATTATAGCAGGACTAATAATATTGCATATCTCTAAATTTCAATATTAAAAAAATATGTTTATCCATTTATCTTCTTTTGTCAAGGGAATAGAGAATGGTATAAGCGGTGATTAGGAATTTTTACAAATGCAATTGGCGTGTGTTTCTACCTACCATTTTATCTGCCATTTCTCTTGTATAATGAAAAATAAAAATGTTTGTAAAAAGCTGATTATGGTAGTAAAATATGAGCAAGTGATGATGGAATTTTTCAGGAAAGAGAGTGATATATATATGGAAAAAGCGGGACTCGTTCTTGAGGGTGGAGGCATGAGAGGTGCATATACTGCTGGATTATTGGCTGCCTTTATGGATGAGGGTATAACGTTCCCTTATGTAATAGGGGTATCAGCCGGAGCCAACAATGGAGCCAATTTCATAGCCAGGCAAAAGGACAGGGGTAAAAAGGTTTTTGTAGACTATGTAGTTGATAAAAGATTTTCAGGGTTAAAAAATATAATAAAGGAAAAAACTTATTTTGGTATGGATTTTTTATTTGATGTATTGCCTAATAAACTGGCACCCTTTGATTATAAGACATTTCATAATTCCAGTACCGTATTTAAGGTAGGGGTTACAGATTGTAAAACAGGCAAACCCATATATTTAAGACACCATGATTTTGATCCACACATATTTATGGAGAAGGTATTAAGGGCATCTAGCAGTTTGCCCCTCATATCAAAACCAGTGGATATTGACGGGCGGAAATATTTAGACGGGGGTATAAGCGATCCTATTCCCATAGAAAAATCTGTTCAGGATGGTAACCGTTATAATGTCGTTGTGCTAACTAGAAATGCTGGTTATAGGAAGGAAGCATCAAAGGTCAATATGCTAGTTAAACGCTCTATTTCAAAATATCCTAATCTTTTAGAAACTCTAAAGCAAAGACATAATACATATAATGAAACTTTGGACAAGATAGATACCTTGCAAGGAGAAGGGGATGTTTATGTATTTAGACCCAAAAAGGAAATAATCGTGGACAGATTAGAACGTGATATAGATAAACTAGATGATTTATATAAACAAGGTTATAATGAGACTATGGAAGAAATGGAAAAGTTTAAGATGTGGTTGAATGGTTTAGATATTGTGAATTATTGTGAATGAAATCAAGTCAAAGGGGTTATAAATTTGGCTTGATTTTTTGTAAATTAAGTTAGTGTAATATTAATGAATTTAGTATATTATATAATAAAGATGATAAAAAATAATGATGAAAAGGGGGTGCGCGTTTGAGAAAAAAGATATTGTTGCTATTGGTTATTATGCTTACTGTTCAAGGTGCTTTTTTTACTATAGTGTATGCTGATGATGTGGATATATCCAAATATACAATACATGCACAGATAAATAAAGATGGTTCTATGGACGTGGAGGAGATTTTGACATATGATTTTGGCGGGAGCTTTAACGGAGCCAGATGGACTATAAACTTAGATGAAAATTTGCCTATGGAAAATATAAAGGTTTTTTTGTCTTCTCAAATAGAACCAAATCAGGTGGATGAAGAAACTCTTATTCCATTTAAATTTGTTGATCAAGCTCAAAAAGGCGATGATGGTGTAGTAAAATTAGAGGATTATGGTGGGAAGAAAGAGATTTGGATATATTCACCTTCTAAAGGGGAGAAAAAGACATTTGTTATCAGTTATACACTAAAGCATGTTATAAAAAGTTACGAAGATACTGCAGAACTATATTGGAAATTCGTGGGTGAAGGTTGGGATCTTCCCATACACAATGTGGATATATCCATAAATTTGCCTAAGGCTACATCAGAAGATTATATAAAGATATTTGGACATGGTCCTCTCACAGGAGAGTCAAAAATAGTTAATGATAAAACAGTTGCTCTGTTTGCAACAGATGTGAAGCCAGGGCAGTTTGT from Xylanivirga thermophila encodes:
- a CDS encoding NADH-quinone oxidoreductase subunit NuoE family protein, giving the protein MGTCTSLKDYGFNEEQLKKLDEIIDKHSCQEKLIPMLEEIQQLLGFIPVDVQERISQKTGICENDIYGVVSFYSYFTMEPRARHRIQVCLGTACYVKGGKEIANKIESKLHIKPGESTEDGKFTYEEARCFGTCGLAPVMAIDGTVYGKVKVEDIDEILSQYE
- a CDS encoding NuoF family protein; the protein is MLVKDLETLNDIKNKALKMGQLDVNGKKARITVHMGTCGIASGAKDVLDTFKKLVKESKAKDVKVETTGCMGICSKEPLVTIEVVNQEPIIYEYVNGEKATEIFNAHIKNGKILSEYALARGKEVEIEERIKNNGKIEGKEVLEDSIKGIEEIPFFSLQKRIVMRNRGAVDPFKINDYIARDGYQAAYKALKDMDSNNVIDTVLESGLRGRGGAGFPTGLKWKFASKSDSDEKYVVCNADEGDPGAFMDRSVLESDPHSVIEGMVIAGKAIGANKGYIYCRAEYPLAVEVLNKAINQAKAYGLLGENIFDSGFDFDIEVYEGAGAFVCGEETALISSIEGKRGNPRLKVPYPAEKGLFKEPTIIDNVETLANIAPIILNGSEWFKNIGTEKSKGTKVFSITGDIVNVGCVEVPIGTSIKTVIEDIAGCPVDGKKIKAVQLGGPSGGCLPVEYFDTPLDYEPLQELGTIMGSGGMIAINEDKSAVDIARFFVKFCASESCGKCLPCREGTRQMVNILDKICSGNGSKEDIDKLEDLAQVFKKTALCGLGKTAPNPVLSTLNYFRNEYEDIVK
- a CDS encoding 2Fe-2S iron-sulfur cluster-binding protein — protein: MIISLRDLSYEELKGKLSKDDKVLLWSCNTCIKFCGVGGYDNMVLLEDMLTADGYEVVGKELVSIACMYSLAEQHRDDPNKKELFDEATAIIVLACEDGYEVAEAAFSDKKVIRIVKTVGVGNFTMDRGPVLTAPFETTGLEQTDNGYSFPEVAEKLNLYPTFFDRNEAAKNSDDGFISVTINGTQYKVRKDVNIMQACEENGIKIPHLCNEPDLTPDANCRLCLVKVKGERELVPACATPVKENMEIVTEDDELNHNRRILLELQMAAHEHNCLTCHKGNPCIAGSCELQELIRDFDIEESRYEQNKEKLPVDKTSPVLVYDPNKCILCGRCVRACREIACQNNLGFVNRGDKTFVAAGANKTFDQSPCVTCLACVFACPTGAITEKISHFDGDNWDEELIFQS
- a CDS encoding biotin transporter BioY — translated: MNSKTKDMILVSLFAALTAVGAFIKIPLPPVPFTLQVFFVIFSGLFLGSKLGFLSQIVYIALGLIGIPIFANGGGIQYIFNPAFGYLIGFAVAAFVVGKMTEKLPKPSFGKYFIASLVGLVISYVFGVSYLYIILKYVNRVSTSFSKVMMSGCIVFLPWDIVKMAAVSWIAKEVRIRIRIGSGQSA
- the bioB gene encoding biotin synthase BioB — its product is MLKTIEEKVLEGNGITWDEALNLSKLKGDDIKALLDLANRVREKNAGNRIDLCSIMAAKVGRCSENCKFCSQSAHHSCNINVYDLISDADVSKRIEEIENSGAHRFCLVTSGEKLTDKEFERILKIYDLLNRKTDLSLCASLGALDANRAYALKQAGVKMYHHNVETSRSYFSKICTTHTYDDRINTIKAAKKADLKICCGGIISMGESMVNRLEMAFEIKELDVDSIPINILTPIKGTPLQDIKLLSHDEILKSIALFRLIMPHKVIRLAGGKENGLGEDEKKAYIGGINGALVGNYLTTSGRRVEDGLNMFRQIGYEIN
- a CDS encoding MATE family efflux transporter, which produces MVKDMTSGNPTRLLLSFAIPMLIGNIFQQLYSMVDSIVIGQGIGVEALAAVGATFSLDWAILGFCIGLSEGFAILIAQKFGAGDYNGLKKAFTTSFYLTAIVAVIVTIISQLLSMPILKILNTPADIIDNSNLYISIIFGGIIITMFYNFLSATLRALGDSRTPLIALLIACSINIVLDILFVMKFNMGIAGAAYATLIAQASSCLFCILAIRKIDFLHIAKKDWKFEKEFVKNLLILGLPMALQNSIISIGAMVLQYVVNGYGALYVAAYTAAIKISGIIEQPGATFGFAMATYAGQNLGAVKFDRIRLGLKKCIKLSMGFCIGIMAIIFLFGETFIGLIVSQEEVEVIAIAHKYLHITVSMLCVLNLLFIYRSALQGFGNTVIPMISGGLELAARITLAAFLPKFLGFTGIAIAEVFAWLSADLLLIPSYYRTIHRLENKIYSELQQIEI
- a CDS encoding DJ-1 family glyoxalase III — protein: MMKAIVFLAEGFEEVEALTVVDYLRRKDIGVDTVSITQNNMVKGAHDITLIADKKIDDINNLDRYDGAIIPGGMPGAINLRDNARVIEILSIMNKDDKMVAAICAGPIVLQRAGIIAGKRVTSYPGFEEKLKDSIYMEEPVVRDGNIITSRGPALAVDFAIEIIKYLRGEEKAEELKEDILYK
- a CDS encoding SDR family oxidoreductase — encoded protein: MVVVTGATGHIGNALVRALIANKESVSAFVAPGDDTSCIEHLDLKIIYGDVRNIDDLIRAFNGVNTVYHLAGIVSIISKDTKTMYEINVEGTKNVIRACLECNVGKLIYTSSVHAFTELPKGITIKETLNFEPQKIIGDYGKSKAEATSAVLAGVKDGLNAVIVHPSGVIGPYEYRLSYTGQMILDFINGKLPFRIDGSYDFVDVRDVADGIILAGQRGSIGDNYILSGYLLSIEDIFNILKNITGMNPPKIKIPIWVAKVCHPFVTKYAQITGKRPLYTPYSLYTLSSNALFSHDKATSELGYNVRPIIETFKDTIIWFKDHGYLVSQ
- a CDS encoding GntR family transcriptional regulator; the encoded protein is MNIIISNTSDVPLYQQIKDQIKDAILRGELEDGELLPSIRNFSTDLHVSILTIRRVYEELEKEGFVSSQAGKGTFVLAGNADLINDTRRRMVEEKMIETVNIAKSMGVTKNELADMLYILFEEE
- a CDS encoding ATP-binding cassette domain-containing protein encodes the protein MSGISAFLKENYITGLLGKNGAGKSTLIKIILGWFLYSFNL
- a CDS encoding DUF3592 domain-containing protein, whose product is MTEEEIAIILMFVFGIIALLYSVGQFINLKKHQGQIGHAIGTIIDTQTVAPETMRINNSKWAKVSYQIGGREYISTNWVQVSMNASLGDEVEISYYKNDPSKLFLSKNSQFIIFLIIAAGCIIAGLIILHISKFQY